One Novosphingobium sp. G106 DNA segment encodes these proteins:
- a CDS encoding TetR/AcrR family transcriptional regulator produces the protein MITVSTLNEASRAYHHGDLRSALIEAGMKALETTDPGEISLRQLAREVGVSATAVYRHFPDKRALLVALADSGLAMLAEEQYAAADAAGGGEAGFAATGRAYVRFAIAHPGVFRLIFTHAGAGDGPELNQDNPAAMLLRANSQAKGGGDPEAAQAIMVRSWAIAHGLAMLILDGHLPANDAMIEAAMPSAKC, from the coding sequence ATGATAACAGTGTCAACATTGAATGAGGCGAGCCGGGCCTATCACCATGGCGACCTGCGCAGTGCCCTGATCGAAGCGGGTATGAAAGCGCTGGAAACCACCGATCCGGGCGAGATATCGCTACGCCAGCTGGCGCGCGAGGTCGGGGTTTCGGCCACGGCGGTCTACCGCCACTTCCCAGACAAGCGCGCGCTGCTGGTAGCCCTCGCCGATAGCGGGCTCGCCATGCTGGCCGAGGAGCAGTACGCCGCCGCGGATGCCGCGGGCGGCGGCGAGGCGGGTTTCGCCGCTACGGGCCGCGCCTACGTTCGCTTCGCCATCGCCCATCCGGGGGTGTTCCGGCTGATCTTCACCCATGCCGGTGCGGGCGATGGCCCCGAGCTGAATCAGGATAATCCGGCCGCCATGCTCCTGCGCGCCAACTCCCAGGCCAAGGGCGGCGGCGATCCGGAAGCGGCGCAGGCGATCATGGTCCGGTCCTGGGCCATCGCCCACGGCCTCGCCATGCTGATCCTCGACGGCCATCTTCCAGCGAACGACGCGATGATCGAAGCGGCGATGCCCTCGGCGAAGTGCTAG
- a CDS encoding peptidylprolyl isomerase codes for MKSRLSASLFLGLSLIAAPALAKKAPVVAPPSPAKTYQTVIDQNPAHDPQDVLVLDLSNGGRVMIRLMPSWAPNHVERIKTLVAEHFYDGIIFHRVIDGFMAQTGDPTGTGQGGSKLPDLKAEFNPMPHVRGTVSMARTDAPDSANSQFFIVFYPRFALDKKYTVFGRVISGMDTVDRIERGEPPANPTKIVHASLASEGVPPPVATAPVAAPAITADQLSNSKSN; via the coding sequence ATGAAATCCCGTCTGTCTGCTTCCCTGTTCCTCGGCCTGTCGCTGATCGCCGCGCCGGCACTGGCGAAGAAAGCGCCCGTCGTCGCGCCGCCGTCTCCTGCCAAGACCTATCAGACGGTGATCGATCAAAACCCGGCGCACGATCCGCAGGACGTGCTCGTACTCGACCTGTCGAACGGCGGCCGGGTCATGATCCGGTTGATGCCGTCCTGGGCGCCGAACCATGTCGAGCGGATCAAGACGCTGGTCGCGGAGCATTTCTACGACGGGATCATCTTCCACCGCGTGATCGACGGCTTCATGGCGCAGACCGGCGATCCGACCGGAACCGGCCAGGGCGGATCGAAGCTTCCGGACCTGAAGGCCGAGTTCAACCCGATGCCGCATGTCCGCGGCACGGTCTCGATGGCGCGCACCGACGCGCCCGACAGCGCCAACAGCCAGTTCTTCATCGTGTTCTATCCGCGCTTCGCGCTCGACAAGAAGTACACTGTCTTCGGCCGCGTGATCAGCGGCATGGACACCGTCGACCGCATCGAGCGCGGCGAGCCGCCGGCGAACCCGACCAAGATCGTCCACGCCTCGCTGGCGAGCGAAGGCGTGCCGCCGCCGGTCGCCACGGCACCGGTCGCTGCGCCGGCGATCACGGCGGACCAGCTGAGCAATTCGAAGTCGAATTGA
- the coaD gene encoding pantetheine-phosphate adenylyltransferase, which produces MTAGQRIGVYPGTFDPITLGHADIIRRGAKLVDRLIIGVTTNISKSPMFSPEERMDMVRREVTAMGIDNVDVVGFNALLMRFAEKQGASVIVRGLRAVADFEYEYQMAGMNQQLNANIETIFLMADVSLQPIASKLVKEIALFGGDIANFVSPTVRDDVMARIEQTGRLGEY; this is translated from the coding sequence ATGACTGCTGGACAGCGGATTGGCGTCTATCCGGGCACCTTCGATCCGATCACGCTCGGTCATGCCGACATCATTCGCCGCGGCGCCAAGCTGGTCGACCGGCTGATCATCGGCGTCACCACCAATATCTCGAAAAGCCCGATGTTCTCGCCCGAGGAACGGATGGACATGGTGCGGCGCGAAGTCACCGCCATGGGGATCGACAACGTCGACGTAGTCGGCTTCAACGCGCTGCTCATGCGCTTTGCCGAGAAGCAGGGCGCCAGCGTCATCGTCCGGGGCCTGCGCGCGGTCGCGGATTTCGAATACGAGTACCAGATGGCGGGCATGAACCAGCAGCTCAACGCCAATATCGAGACGATCTTCCTGATGGCCGACGTCAGCCTGCAGCCGATCGCCTCGAAGCTGGTCAAGGAGATCGCGCTGTTCGGCGGAGACATCGCGAACTTCGTCAGCCCGACCGTCCGCGACGACGTGATGGCGCGGATAGAGCAGACCGGCCGGCTCGGCGAATACTGA
- the queA gene encoding tRNA preQ1(34) S-adenosylmethionine ribosyltransferase-isomerase QueA — translation MRVDLFDFQLPPERIALRPVRPRDAARMLVVAANEPLLDRHVRDLPGLLRRGDVLVFNDTRVIPAQLEGRRGEARIGATLHKRIDLRRWQAFVRNAKRLHEGDRIDFPADVMAIAEERHADGSWTLAFAGDEPVEVLLERAGQMPLPPYIAGKRPTDAADRSDYQTMFAARDGAVAAPTAALHFTPELLATLDEAGVGHETLTLHVGAGTFLPVKAEDTADHAMHAEWGRIDQATADRLNAARAAGGRVIAVGTTSLRLLESATGEDGMIRPFDGDTAIFITPGYRFRAIDGLMTNFHLPKSTLFMLVSALMGIERMQLAYAHAIAEGYRFYSYGDSSLLMPG, via the coding sequence ATGCGCGTCGACCTCTTCGATTTCCAGCTTCCCCCGGAGCGGATAGCACTGCGTCCCGTGCGCCCGCGCGATGCGGCGCGGATGCTCGTGGTGGCAGCCAATGAGCCACTTCTCGACCGCCATGTGCGCGATCTGCCCGGCCTGCTGCGTCGCGGCGACGTGCTCGTGTTCAACGACACCCGCGTCATTCCCGCCCAGCTCGAAGGACGGCGCGGCGAAGCACGGATCGGCGCGACCTTGCATAAACGGATCGACCTGCGCCGCTGGCAGGCCTTCGTGCGCAACGCCAAGCGGCTGCATGAGGGCGACCGGATCGACTTCCCCGCCGATGTCATGGCGATCGCCGAGGAGCGCCACGCCGATGGCAGCTGGACGCTGGCCTTTGCCGGCGACGAGCCGGTCGAGGTCCTGCTCGAACGCGCGGGGCAGATGCCGCTGCCGCCCTATATCGCCGGCAAGCGTCCGACTGATGCCGCCGACCGCAGCGATTACCAGACCATGTTCGCGGCTCGCGACGGTGCGGTGGCGGCACCTACAGCAGCGCTGCACTTTACACCCGAGCTTCTGGCGACGTTGGATGAAGCGGGAGTCGGCCACGAGACGCTGACGCTGCACGTCGGCGCGGGAACCTTCCTGCCGGTCAAGGCCGAGGACACCGCCGACCACGCGATGCATGCCGAATGGGGCCGGATCGACCAGGCCACGGCCGATCGCCTCAATGCCGCGCGGGCTGCCGGCGGCCGGGTGATCGCGGTCGGCACCACAAGCCTGCGCCTGCTCGAAAGCGCGACGGGCGAGGACGGAATGATCCGTCCCTTCGACGGCGACACTGCGATCTTCATCACGCCGGGCTACCGGTTCCGCGCGATCGACGGCCTGATGACCAACTTCCACCTGCCGAAGTCAACATTGTTCATGCTGGTTAGTGCGCTGATGGGCATCGAACGGATGCAGTTGGCCTATGCCCACGCGATCGCTGAAGGCTATCGGTTCTACAGCTATGGCGATTCCAGCCTGCTTATGCCGGGATAG
- a CDS encoding cytochrome P450 — protein sequence MNDTEELDFFSDPGVANDNPGYVAAMRGKCPVLREPHHGVFMVTGYDEAMEVLSTRASSFSSAVAVTGPIPPLPFTPEGDDLREQVRANRPNMPWTEHLATMDGEEHQKNRALLSQLLTHKRLKANEEFVAGLVIRLVDKVIDQGGCEITEDFAHALSTLVIADLLGVPEEEHADLINLIGLPPTQMGGDEEHKVQADPLSWLHDRFKGYLLDRQANPRDDMMTDLVQSLYKDGSKPTIERLTRLACFLFGAGQDTSARLVAFSFRVLGDNPEVQAQLRANPERIPEFIEEVLRTSYPVKTLSRLAVEPTEVGGVAIPAGSVVTVNIGGANLDPRHFADPDRFDFNRPGVRDNISFSRGTHACIGAPLARMEVRVALEQFLARTSDIRISEAHHGPREARRYAYEPTYLLSGLQALHVEWDKA from the coding sequence ATGAACGACACCGAAGAGCTGGATTTCTTCTCCGACCCCGGCGTGGCGAACGACAACCCCGGCTACGTCGCGGCGATGCGCGGCAAGTGCCCCGTGCTGCGCGAACCGCACCACGGCGTCTTCATGGTCACCGGCTACGACGAGGCGATGGAAGTGCTGTCGACACGCGCCTCGTCGTTCTCCTCCGCCGTCGCCGTGACGGGACCGATCCCGCCGCTGCCTTTCACCCCCGAAGGCGACGACCTGCGCGAACAGGTCCGCGCCAATCGCCCCAACATGCCCTGGACCGAACACCTCGCGACGATGGACGGCGAGGAGCACCAGAAGAACCGCGCGCTGCTCTCGCAATTGCTGACTCACAAGCGACTCAAGGCCAACGAGGAGTTCGTCGCCGGCCTCGTAATCCGCCTCGTCGACAAGGTCATCGACCAGGGCGGCTGCGAGATCACCGAAGACTTTGCCCATGCCCTCTCAACGCTGGTCATCGCCGACCTGCTCGGCGTGCCCGAGGAGGAACACGCCGACCTCATCAACCTGATCGGCCTGCCGCCGACGCAGATGGGCGGCGACGAGGAGCACAAGGTCCAGGCCGATCCGCTGTCCTGGCTGCACGACCGGTTCAAAGGCTATCTGCTCGACCGCCAGGCCAACCCGCGCGACGACATGATGACCGACCTCGTCCAGTCGCTCTACAAGGACGGCTCCAAGCCGACGATCGAGCGGCTGACCCGCCTCGCCTGCTTCCTGTTCGGCGCCGGGCAGGACACTTCGGCGCGGCTCGTTGCCTTCTCGTTCCGCGTCCTGGGCGACAATCCCGAAGTCCAGGCGCAGCTCCGCGCCAATCCCGAACGCATCCCCGAATTTATCGAGGAAGTGCTGCGCACCTCCTACCCGGTGAAGACGCTGTCGCGCCTTGCGGTCGAGCCGACTGAAGTCGGCGGCGTCGCGATCCCCGCGGGATCGGTCGTCACGGTCAACATCGGGGGCGCCAATCTCGATCCGCGGCATTTCGCCGATCCCGACAGGTTCGATTTCAACCGGCCCGGCGTACGCGACAACATCTCGTTCAGCCGCGGCACCCACGCCTGCATCGGCGCGCCGCTGGCACGGATGGAAGTGCGGGTAGCTCTCGAACAGTTCCTGGCGCGGACATCGGACATCCGAATTTCGGAAGCGCACCACGGGCCGCGCGAGGCGCGCCGCTATGCCTATGAGCCGACCTACCTGCTGTCGGGTCTCCAGGCGCTACATGTGGAGTGGGACAAGGCCTGA
- the rpsD gene encoding 30S ribosomal protein S4, translated as MSKRNSSKYKLDRRMGENIWGRPKSSVNRRSYGPGQHGQRRKSKISDYGIQLRAKQKLKGYYGDVTEKQFKATYQEAARMKGDTGQNLIGLLEQRLDMVVYRAKFAPTIFSARQIVSHGHIRVNGVKCNIASRRVRPGDIVSLGNKAKEMALIAEALTLPEREVPDYVASDGTDKITFVRVPTLDEVPYPVRMEPNLVVEFYSR; from the coding sequence ATGTCGAAGCGCAATTCGTCGAAGTACAAGCTCGATCGCCGCATGGGCGAGAACATCTGGGGCCGTCCCAAGAGCTCGGTCAACCGCCGCAGCTACGGCCCGGGCCAGCACGGCCAGCGCCGCAAGAGCAAGATCTCGGACTACGGCATCCAGCTCCGCGCCAAGCAGAAGCTCAAGGGCTACTACGGCGACGTCACCGAGAAGCAGTTCAAGGCGACCTACCAGGAAGCCGCCCGCATGAAGGGCGATACCGGCCAGAACCTGATCGGCCTGCTCGAGCAGCGCCTGGACATGGTCGTGTACCGTGCCAAGTTCGCGCCGACGATCTTCTCGGCCCGCCAGATCGTTTCGCACGGCCACATCCGCGTCAACGGCGTGAAGTGCAACATCGCCTCGCGCCGCGTGCGTCCGGGCGACATCGTCAGCCTGGGCAACAAGGCCAAGGAAATGGCGCTGATCGCCGAAGCCCTGACCCTGCCCGAGCGCGAAGTGCCCGACTATGTCGCTTCGGACGGCACCGACAAGATCACCTTCGTCCGCGTCCCGACGCTCGACGAAGTGCCCTATCCGGTCCGTATGGAACCGAACCTGGTCGTCGAGTTCTACTCGCGCTGA
- a CDS encoding ABC transporter permease — MSFNLRGTWAIYRFELARTWRTLFQSILTPVLTTSLYFIVFGGAIGQKISTMGGVPYAAFIVPGLLMLTILAESTANASFGIYLPRFTGTVYELLSAPLGVAETLIGFVGAAVTKSVILAVIILITARLFVDYPVAHPFWAAFFIVLSAMAFSLLGFILGCWADGFEKLQVVPMLVLTPMTFLGGTFYSVAMLPEPWRTVTLFNPVVYLVNGLRWTFFGEADVNFGVATGITFVFLALCIGVIALIFKTGWRLRT, encoded by the coding sequence ATGAGCTTCAACCTGCGCGGCACCTGGGCGATCTATCGCTTCGAGCTGGCCCGGACCTGGCGGACGTTGTTTCAGTCGATCCTGACACCGGTGCTGACGACCTCGCTTTACTTCATCGTCTTCGGCGGGGCGATCGGCCAGAAGATCTCGACGATGGGCGGCGTGCCCTATGCCGCCTTCATCGTGCCGGGCCTGCTGATGCTGACGATCCTGGCCGAAAGCACGGCCAATGCCAGCTTCGGCATCTACCTGCCGCGGTTCACCGGGACGGTCTATGAACTGCTGTCGGCGCCGCTCGGCGTGGCCGAGACGCTGATCGGCTTCGTCGGCGCGGCGGTGACCAAGTCGGTGATCCTGGCGGTGATCATCCTCATCACCGCGCGGCTCTTCGTCGACTACCCGGTCGCGCATCCATTCTGGGCGGCGTTCTTCATCGTGCTGAGCGCCATGGCCTTCTCGCTGCTGGGCTTCATCCTCGGCTGCTGGGCAGACGGCTTCGAGAAGTTGCAGGTCGTGCCGATGCTGGTGCTGACGCCGATGACCTTCCTCGGCGGCACCTTCTATTCGGTCGCCATGCTGCCAGAGCCCTGGCGCACGGTGACGCTGTTCAACCCGGTGGTCTATCTGGTCAACGGGCTGCGCTGGACCTTCTTCGGCGAGGCCGACGTCAATTTCGGCGTGGCGACGGGCATAACCTTCGTGTTCCTGGCGCTCTGCATCGGCGTGATTGCACTGATTTTCAAAACGGGCTGGCGCCTGAGAACCTAA
- the tgt gene encoding tRNA guanosine(34) transglycosylase Tgt — translation MTRFAFTIHATDGKARTGTIQMNRGEIRTPAFMPVGTAATVKAMKPEAVRATGADIILGNTYHLMLRPGAERVARLGGLHKFMNWPRPILTDSGGYQVMSLSDLRKITEEGVTFASHLDGSRHMLSPERSMEIQRLLGSDIVMAFDECPRADQDRDVIARSMAMSMRWAKRSRDAFDAGGEHAEASALFGIQQGALDEGLRKESADALRDIGFDGYAIGGLAVGEGQEAMFATLDFAPAQLPADRPRYLMGVGKPDDLVGAVMRGVDMFDCVLPSRSGRNGQAFTWNGPLNLRNAKHAEDTAPLDERCICPTCGTYSRAYLHHLIKAGEILGPMLMTEHNLSFYQQLMQAMRDAIAESRFAAFATDFRRDYFAR, via the coding sequence ATGACCCGTTTCGCCTTCACCATCCACGCCACAGACGGCAAGGCCCGTACCGGCACGATCCAGATGAACCGCGGCGAGATCCGCACACCGGCTTTCATGCCGGTCGGCACGGCTGCGACTGTCAAGGCGATGAAGCCCGAAGCGGTGCGCGCGACGGGTGCCGACATCATCCTCGGCAACACCTATCACCTGATGCTGCGGCCGGGTGCCGAGCGCGTTGCGCGGCTCGGCGGGCTGCACAAGTTCATGAACTGGCCGCGCCCGATCCTGACCGACAGCGGCGGCTATCAGGTCATGAGCCTGTCTGACCTGCGCAAGATCACCGAGGAGGGCGTGACCTTTGCCAGCCACCTCGATGGCTCGCGGCACATGCTGAGCCCCGAGCGATCGATGGAGATCCAGCGGCTGCTGGGCTCGGACATCGTCATGGCCTTCGACGAGTGCCCGCGCGCCGACCAGGACCGCGATGTCATCGCCAGGTCGATGGCCATGTCGATGCGCTGGGCCAAACGCAGCCGCGATGCTTTCGATGCCGGTGGCGAGCACGCCGAGGCTTCGGCGCTGTTCGGTATCCAGCAGGGGGCGCTGGACGAGGGATTGCGCAAGGAAAGCGCCGATGCCCTGCGCGACATCGGCTTCGATGGCTACGCGATCGGCGGGCTTGCCGTGGGCGAGGGGCAGGAGGCCATGTTCGCCACGCTCGACTTCGCACCTGCCCAGCTTCCAGCAGACCGGCCGCGCTACCTGATGGGCGTAGGCAAGCCCGACGATCTCGTCGGCGCGGTGATGCGCGGAGTCGACATGTTCGACTGCGTGCTGCCAAGCCGCTCGGGCCGCAACGGCCAGGCCTTCACCTGGAACGGGCCGCTCAACCTGAGGAACGCCAAGCATGCCGAGGACACGGCGCCGCTCGACGAGCGCTGCATCTGCCCGACCTGTGGCACCTATTCACGCGCCTATCTGCATCACCTGATCAAGGCAGGGGAAATTCTCGGCCCGATGCTGATGACCGAGCACAACCTGAGCTTCTACCAACAGCTGATGCAGGCCATGCGTGACGCCATTGCGGAAAGCCGGTTCGCGGCCTTTGCCACGGACTTCCGGCGCGACTACTTTGCCCGCTGA
- a CDS encoding 2-hydroxychromene-2-carboxylate isomerase — protein MEEADWYFDVVSPFAYLQWKSRARLDGRLRLRPVPIVLGALLTHWGQKGPAEIAPKRLHTYRACQWRATELGVPFRFPPAHPFNPIAALRLIVALDNREDAVDAVFDAAFRDGRDVAAIEVLEEIGRGLRVSDVAGLIGTAEVKQRLRENTETAQARGVFGVPTVALRGELFWGEDATGMLLGFLANPELFQSSEMKALEAIPVGAQRK, from the coding sequence ATGGAAGAAGCCGACTGGTACTTCGACGTCGTCTCGCCGTTCGCCTACCTGCAATGGAAGAGCCGCGCGCGGCTGGATGGCCGCCTTCGCCTGCGGCCCGTGCCGATCGTGCTAGGCGCCCTTCTGACGCACTGGGGTCAGAAAGGGCCGGCCGAGATCGCCCCGAAGCGGCTGCACACCTATCGCGCCTGCCAGTGGCGCGCGACCGAGCTGGGCGTGCCATTCCGCTTTCCGCCAGCCCATCCGTTCAATCCCATTGCCGCGCTGCGGCTGATCGTGGCACTCGACAACCGGGAGGACGCAGTCGATGCGGTCTTCGATGCCGCGTTCCGCGACGGCCGCGACGTTGCCGCCATCGAGGTTCTGGAAGAGATCGGCCGAGGGCTCCGCGTCAGCGACGTGGCCGGTCTGATCGGCACTGCCGAGGTCAAGCAACGTCTGCGCGAGAACACCGAAACAGCGCAAGCCCGCGGTGTCTTCGGCGTGCCGACTGTTGCGCTGCGCGGCGAGTTGTTTTGGGGTGAGGACGCAACCGGCATGCTGCTCGGGTTTCTCGCCAACCCGGAACTGTTCCAGTCGTCCGAGATGAAAGCGCTCGAGGCCATACCGGTGGGTGCCCAGCGCAAGTAA
- a CDS encoding ABC transporter ATP-binding protein, giving the protein MDAILELEGLTKTYAGGVTALQPTNLTIRKGEIFALLGPNGAGKTTLIGLVCGLVRPSGGTMRAFGLDMKKDWRKARARIGLVPQELSVDMFEYVLQAVTHSRALFGRSPDPAKIERLLKSLSLWDKREKRISELSGGMKRRVLIAKALAHDPDLLFLDEPTAGVDVELRRDMWQLIAQLRDEGVTIILTTHYIEEAQEMADRVGVIDRGVLQLVEEKRELMARLGRTEAKIALAQPLAAIPPSLEKFGLAIEDEGRVLCYHGAGEGEVAPLLKALLAEDIDFTGIDVHESSLEDIFVDLIGRNHHHHDPAETQP; this is encoded by the coding sequence ATGGATGCGATTCTGGAACTCGAAGGTCTGACCAAGACCTATGCCGGCGGTGTCACCGCGCTTCAGCCCACAAATTTGACGATCAGGAAGGGCGAGATCTTCGCGCTGCTAGGTCCCAACGGCGCGGGCAAGACTACGCTGATCGGGCTCGTCTGCGGGCTCGTGCGGCCGAGCGGCGGCACAATGCGGGCCTTCGGGCTCGATATGAAAAAGGACTGGCGCAAGGCGCGCGCGCGGATCGGGCTCGTGCCGCAGGAGCTCTCGGTCGACATGTTCGAATATGTCCTGCAGGCGGTGACGCACAGCCGGGCGCTGTTCGGCCGCAGTCCCGATCCTGCCAAGATCGAGCGGTTGCTGAAGTCGCTTTCGCTGTGGGACAAGCGCGAGAAGCGCATTTCGGAACTGTCGGGCGGCATGAAGCGCCGAGTGCTGATCGCCAAGGCCTTGGCCCACGATCCCGACCTGCTGTTCCTCGACGAGCCCACCGCCGGCGTCGACGTGGAGCTGCGCCGAGACATGTGGCAGCTGATCGCGCAACTGCGCGATGAAGGCGTCACGATTATCCTGACGACCCATTACATCGAGGAAGCCCAGGAAATGGCCGACCGCGTCGGCGTGATCGACCGTGGTGTACTTCAGCTCGTCGAGGAAAAGCGCGAACTGATGGCCCGGCTCGGCCGTACCGAGGCGAAGATCGCGCTGGCGCAGCCGCTCGCTGCGATCCCGCCATCGCTCGAGAAATTCGGCCTGGCGATCGAGGACGAGGGCAGGGTGCTCTGCTATCACGGCGCGGGTGAGGGCGAGGTGGCCCCGCTGCTCAAGGCGCTGCTTGCCGAGGACATCGACTTCACCGGGATCGACGTCCACGAATCGAGCCTCGAGGACATTTTCGTCGATCTGATCGGCCGCAATCATCATCACCACGACCCGGCGGAGACGCAGCCATGA
- a CDS encoding carotenoid oxygenase family protein, protein MTSAVEDTIRSVVTKGVEAIAGINRRRQDEDKPHRFLTGIHTPMHEERTLTDLAVTGTIPPELSGRYVRIGPNPFKPDPRGYHWFVGDGMVHGLRLRDGKAEWYRNRYIRSQELEGEGGPKAAPGPRRNKNDGVNTNVIQVAGKTLALVEAGSFPVELSDELESIAYSDFGGGLKGPFTAHPHEDPLTGELHAITYDAMTPDTVWHVVIDRTGKVLRELAIPVKNGPSIHDLTITAKYVLIFDLPVTFSMRALIGGAQFPYRWNPEHGARVGLLPRDGAAEDIVWCEVDPCYVFHVANSFDREDGKVVVDLDVYDSMFDGDGQGPTGKSRGFERWVLDPATGGMERLTIDPAPQEFPRPDERFFAQDYRYAWAIGLPTHNPVFLGEQPLYRHDLVTGEQTAHHFGPGKVPGEFVFVPRGADAPEGDGWMMGYVIDTTNETTDLVILEAADMAAEPVARVHIPHRVPPGFHGNWLAD, encoded by the coding sequence ATGACAAGCGCAGTCGAAGACACGATCCGCAGCGTCGTCACCAAGGGCGTCGAGGCCATCGCGGGTATCAATCGCCGCCGGCAGGACGAGGACAAGCCGCACCGCTTCCTCACCGGCATCCATACGCCGATGCACGAGGAGCGGACGCTGACCGACCTCGCGGTCACCGGCACGATCCCGCCCGAGCTCTCGGGCCGCTACGTCCGCATTGGGCCCAACCCGTTCAAGCCCGATCCGCGCGGCTACCACTGGTTCGTCGGCGACGGCATGGTCCACGGTCTGCGCCTGCGGGATGGCAAGGCCGAGTGGTACCGCAACCGTTACATCCGCTCGCAGGAGCTCGAAGGCGAGGGCGGCCCCAAGGCGGCACCGGGTCCGCGCCGCAACAAGAACGACGGGGTCAACACCAACGTCATCCAGGTCGCCGGCAAGACGCTGGCGCTGGTCGAGGCGGGATCGTTCCCGGTCGAGCTGTCGGACGAGCTGGAATCGATCGCCTACAGCGATTTCGGGGGTGGTCTGAAAGGCCCGTTCACCGCGCACCCGCACGAGGATCCGCTGACTGGCGAACTCCATGCGATCACCTATGACGCGATGACGCCCGACACGGTTTGGCACGTCGTCATCGACAGGACGGGCAAGGTTTTGCGCGAACTGGCGATCCCGGTGAAGAACGGCCCTTCGATCCACGATCTGACGATCACGGCGAAGTATGTCCTGATCTTCGATCTGCCGGTGACCTTCTCGATGAGGGCGCTGATCGGCGGGGCGCAGTTTCCCTATCGCTGGAATCCCGAGCACGGCGCCCGCGTCGGCCTGCTGCCGCGGGATGGGGCGGCAGAGGACATCGTCTGGTGCGAAGTCGACCCCTGCTACGTCTTCCACGTCGCCAACAGCTTCGACCGGGAGGACGGTAAGGTCGTGGTGGACCTCGACGTCTACGACTCGATGTTCGACGGCGACGGTCAGGGACCTACCGGCAAGTCACGCGGTTTCGAGCGCTGGGTACTCGATCCGGCAACCGGTGGGATGGAACGCCTGACGATCGATCCGGCCCCGCAGGAGTTCCCGCGACCCGACGAGCGCTTTTTCGCGCAGGACTACCGCTATGCCTGGGCGATCGGCCTGCCGACACACAATCCGGTGTTCCTCGGCGAGCAGCCGCTCTACCGCCACGACCTCGTGACAGGCGAGCAGACCGCGCATCACTTCGGCCCCGGCAAGGTGCCCGGCGAATTCGTCTTCGTTCCGCGCGGCGCCGATGCACCCGAAGGTGATGGCTGGATGATGGGCTATGTCATCGACACCACCAACGAGACGACCGACTTGGTCATCCTCGAGGCTGCGGACATGGCGGCTGAGCCGGTGGCGCGGGTCCACATCCCGCACCGCGTGCCGCCGGGCTTCCACGGCAACTGGCTCGCCGATTGA